Below is a window of Impatiens glandulifera chromosome 2, dImpGla2.1, whole genome shotgun sequence DNA.
GAAAAGAAAGTAATTTCTTGaaatttagggttttgatcTTCTCATATTTACTTTCCCGTTGTCCCAGTGAAAGCTTCTACTCTCCGCCCGCCGTCTCTTCTCCACAGTCTTGTAGGCGGATGATTTAACAAAATTTCCGCAGAAAACATGGGAGATGGGTTATGGAATACGCAGGAGTCGACACATCCATCGACCGGCTTGCTCAAGCGGCATCGCTCCGACTATTGTAAGTGgttcatttttcaaaatcatgtttttttatagATACCCACAACGGAACACTCTTGCACACAGAATTTCATGCTGCCCATAGGGTTTCCTTCTGTACCGAGCTAAATATTTCGTAGTACTgtaaaataataacaaactctTTGAATTCGCCTGCTATGAGCCATGCCTTCTGTAATCCCCAGTCATGGAATATGCAGGAATGTGGTTTGTTGGCTTTTTACGAGTGTAGTATCTGAGATGAATTGATTTCCGTTGTCAAGTCCTGCCCTTTATTTATACCAAGTATATAAATTTCAGTATATCTTTGTTCTGAATCATCTTCAGAATTCCCTGCCTTACTATCAATTGTCCaaactttttgaaagctacGAAAAGCCTGTTGGAACTTGGATTTTGTTCCAGTAGCCTGTTATTATTATCTTTGTATTAGTTATGGAAGAAGCTAAACCATATTTTATGCTAATCAATGTTGTCACACGTTTTTAAGGCTTTGGGGGCTATAGAAAATTGAGAATTTGTTATCAACCTTCGCTGGTAAATGAACTGCAGTGTAGTCATTGTTGGAACATTTTTGGGAAATATTCTTAACTACATGCTTTTACCTGTGATATTACTTCTTTTTCCAATGAAACAGCATTTTTGCTACCTTTTGAGATTCTTTTACcgtttcctttcttcattatttttgaGTGGCTCACATGGCTGTCCTATTTGGAAGGTTTGGATATGTCTTTAGTTTATATCTATTTTGGCTTAAATTCTAGTTCCCTAATAACTTTACTAGTTTGAGGTTAAATATCTTTTACCTTGTGCATAGTGCCTGAAATTTCCCTGATAACTTTACTAGTTTGTTTTTTATCAAGTGTGTATTCTCCTTTTACTTTGGAATTCAGATATTGAGTTCTTATGATTTCAGCATCTTCAGCAATGCCATCAGCTCATGAGAACCAGGGGTACTTGTCTCAGCATGTGGATTTGGCGGGTCCCCGGGTTATAAAGGAAACAAACGACATTGGTTCTGCATATGATCGTTATCTTCAAAATGCGGTATCCGATTCATTTTTTGGTTTACTTTTGTAACTAGTATTTATTGGCTTTTGGATACCAAGAATGTTCCTTTTGTTGCAGCAACTAAGTTCCTTAGGCACAAGGGAAGTCAACAGGATGGCTGGAGCTGGCCTAAAAGCCTTTGATGGTGGATTGTCTGGTCCTACATATACTGATCCTATTCCAATGGAAAGACATGGAATTGCTGGTACACGTTTAGTATCGAATAGTCTTCCCATGGGTTTGGATATTCAGATTCCTGTCGGTGCTATGGCTAGGTCAGGACATGAGACATTACCTCTTCCTCTGGTTGATTCAGTGCCTAGGTCAAGCCGTGAGAGATTACCACTTCCTCCAGATGCTACAAGTACTTTGTATGTGGAAGGGCTTCCGTCAGACTGCAAAAAGAGAGAAGTAGCTCGTATCCTTTTATATTCTATGATGCATGACAGCATAACTAATTTTTCTgcattaaaagaatatttataatagcAAATTGTTGTATTTGAAGTTAGTAATACCTTTACTTCTTTCTAAGATATTTTCCGTCCCTTCGTGGGTTATAAAGAAGTAAGGCTCGTGGTGAAGGAATCCAAACATGTGAGTTAGTTGGCTTTCAGGAATCCTCTTATCTGAGTCTAGGGCTAGTTAATCTTCCACATAGTAGTGCCATGAACTTGTATGAGCCCATCCCTTTTTTTAACTGATTTGTTTCTTCCTTCTTGCAGCGTGATGGAGATCCTGTTGTCCTTTGTTTTGTGGATTTCATTGATCCGGCATGTGCTGCAACTGCACTAAGTGCACTGCAGGGTGATTACTTTAACTTCTTCACttgacttttttatttatttattatagtgTGTTTTTATGGCAAGAGAAGGTTATTTTTATGCTTTCTAATATTGAACTTGTGTTTCTAAATCACTCACATAGAAAGATGTTTGGCAACCTGACCCACGCGTGAGATTGGATTTCCTAAACCCTATTTGATTCTAATACACCCAACACCTGGTTCCTTCTGCATGAGCAGAAGCTTGAGCCTGTAATTAGAGTCGAGTGAAGACAACTCGTAAGGATAGGATGACCAAGGAAGACGAATAAACGTTTCTTTTTTGATTCATCCCTTGAGATTAATGCCACATTCAAGAATTGTTTTTTGATCCAATCCGTAGGAATGAATAGTAAAGAGAAATCCCAAAATGAACTAATCACCCAACTAATTGATCTAAACTTAAGATGTGCCAAAATAAGGTGAACTCCTTTTGATATGTATGGAGTGCAACTTTCCTAACAAACTAGTGAACTGGCAGTCTTTCCAGGCTGAAATAAAAATAcccttatttattatttaagagtGCTGCTTTCAGGTAACTCAACTTCCCTTCTTATTGACCTAGTTAATCCTCACTGTCAATCTGATCACATCTCATTTGTTGGATTCCGGATCCCCTTTAATTACAAAACTCTCCTCTAAACACATCTGTTATTATCTTACAAAAACTGCTTTTTTTTCGATGACATGGCATGCATTCTTCACCTTGAGCATACTGAAGCCTTTCATGTTTTGTAATTCAGGTTTAGTTGATGAAAGTCATTGCACTATCCACTACTATGccataataatatgatattctAATAGGTTACTAgttatttaattcttttatatGCTGTGTAATTTGCATGTCATCACTGCGTAAAGAAACAAGGACAATGGAAATAGAGGATTATGTAATGTGGCGTCCCGAAATAAAAATTCTTGATGAAGAACAGAAGGTGTTTCGGGATTATtattaaatagtaatttaattcAACAAGAAAAACTTCAAAAATTGCAGATGACTTAAGTATCTGTTATTAGAAAATAGAAGGATTAGTGAATCATTTATAGTCATTCAGATTATTCCTTTTGAATTGAAGAGTCTTCCTCTATAGTTGACCGAAACTATAGAAAGAGTACTTGAGCAACATTATAGTCTTGGAAGGACTACCAATAATTGTAAAAATCATTTAGACTAAATATCAAACCCAAACTCCCATAGATTATAGAgttctttaaattttgaaatcttCAATTTAGGGCATGCAGTTTCATTGGTTCTGGACAAACTATTGTCTTCATAATTagttttaactatttaaaattcctAAATCTCGTAGGTATCTGCAACAGGActgatatttttcatttaaacctTGCAGCAGGCTGTAATTGTTGTTTGATTTCCTGTTTCCTGTCTGTACTTCTGGGCAATTCTTTTCTGTCTTATTAACTTGGTTATTAACAGAAACTCCCTTCAAAAGGTTCCAATCCTATTTTGGAAATGGTTTCAAGTTCTCATTAACTCCATTCTGATACCAAtgcattattaataattatttgtgtgATTCCCCTTTTCTTCTTAAAGAATAACTTTACTTGAAATGCTACCCATCCAATACCACAGTGCAGGATGTAGTTTTTCTGGAGcagattttcttaattattttcccCACTATAGTTTTTATCCTCATTAGTCACAATCCTTAAATCTAAAGATTGCAAATTTGTTAAGTTTTAGAAGCGTTGGTATAGGATTTAGAGAAATGACTTGAGAAAAGAATAAGAATTGGGAGTTGGAAGCGTTGATTTAAGAATACCACAGTGCAGGATGTAGTTTTTCTGgaacatattttcttaattattttcccCACTATAGTTTTTATCCTCATTAGTCACAATCCTTAAATCTAAAGAGTGCAAATATATTACGTTTTAGAAACATTGGTATAGGATTTGGAGAAATGACTTGAGAAAAGAATAAGAATTGGGACGAGACGTAGAGAGAATTGGGACGTTGGTAATACTAACTTAATATCATTTCAACCAAGTTTGTACTCTACTATTGATACACATCTATTCTCAATAATTCCAACGATATCCCTGTCTAAACTTGTATGTTTAATTTGTAAGCTATCTGAGACTTTAGGGACTATTTGATAGTTTGCACAAGAACTTCAAGAAATCAATCATTTTCAGCTCATGAGCTCCTTCCTATTATTGATTTGAGGCAAATGTTTGAGATTCAATTCCCACTAAAAGCACCCGACTGAAGTGGGATGCTGTGCTAGCCTCCtccagaaaaagaaaaggaaaaattgGTCTAAAAAAGAAGAGAGGAATGAAAAgatcatgcatatatatatatatatttgaaacttGCATCTAGTCTTGTGTTGAGTTTCCTTTATGCTGGTTTATTCTACTGTTTTTAAAACATGTGCTATTCTAGAGACTTTGCATGATAAAGTTCATTAATATGCTCAATGAATAAATAACTCCTCCTTACAGGTTATAAGAATGACGAAGATGATTCTGATTCTGCTTACCTGCGGATACAGTTCTCAAGACACCCAGGCGCCAGATCCGGAACTGGACCTCGTGggagaagatgatgatgacaGGTTCAagataaaatgtgaaaaataccGAAGTCTGCTATTTCAACAACAATCAAAtgttatttacattattttgaaATTGGGTCTGTGAAAGTTCTAGTTGCATACAAAGATTAATCacaacagtttttttttttttctgtggCATGTTTGGATAGAAACCCAAATTGTAGGAAAAATGTACTGTGTTTTAAACTTTTGAATTTGCCAGTTTGGTGCATATTGATCCCGAGACTATCAGAAACCTTTCAGACCCATCTGTTTTAACTTTATACAATAATGACAAGGGTACCTTGTAATATTGTCATAAATTTGTGTAACTGTCGTGTACATATTAATGCATGCTT
It encodes the following:
- the LOC124925738 gene encoding RNA-binding protein 1-like isoform X2 produces the protein MGDGLWNTQESTHPSTGLLKRHRSDYSMPSAHENQGYLSQHVDLAGPRVIKETNDIGSAYDRYLQNAQLSSLGTREVNRMAGAGLKAFDGGLSGPTYTDPIPMERHGIAGTRLVSNSLPMGLDIQIPVGAMARSGHETLPLPLVDSVPRSSRERLPLPPDATSTLYVEGLPSDCKKREVAHIFRPFVGYKEVRLVVKESKHRDGDPVVLCFVDFIDPACAATALSALQGYKNDEDDSDSAYLRIQFSRHPGARSGTGPRGRR
- the LOC124925738 gene encoding RNA-binding protein 2-like isoform X1, whose product is MGDGLWNTQESTHPSTGLLKRHRSDYSSSAMPSAHENQGYLSQHVDLAGPRVIKETNDIGSAYDRYLQNAQLSSLGTREVNRMAGAGLKAFDGGLSGPTYTDPIPMERHGIAGTRLVSNSLPMGLDIQIPVGAMARSGHETLPLPLVDSVPRSSRERLPLPPDATSTLYVEGLPSDCKKREVAHIFRPFVGYKEVRLVVKESKHRDGDPVVLCFVDFIDPACAATALSALQGYKNDEDDSDSAYLRIQFSRHPGARSGTGPRGRR